Sequence from the Fulvivirga ligni genome:
GACATAATACTATTGGGTTTCCAGCATTTTGTTGCCCCGCCTCAAAAACTTCCAGTTCTACATCATTTACTGAAATCATGGTAGCCTGTGGAAATCCTGTATCAACAGAGATTGAATTCATTACGTTTGTCATTTATATGTATTTTAAAGATTTGACACAAACGTATGATGGCCCTGAGACAGCCTTATGTCAAGGGTGAGCAAGAATTATTGATATTTATCAAAATACTCTTGTAAAGTCAGATTGTGCGGCTCAAAATTTTCTGATAATACCTCCATATTTTGAATTCTATCAGGTCGGAAAAACCTAAACTCTTTACGAAGTCGGCACCAGGCAATCAAATACCAATTTTCAGCACTTAATATGGCAAATGGCTCTATTATCCTGTCTGTAGTAGATCCCTCTTTATTGATGTACCTGATCCTAACTAATTTATAATTAGTTAGCGCACTTTGTAATTCAGATAAATTACTACTGTTTCTTTCCTGGTTAAGTGCCTCATCATAGCGCGTTCTTTCCGCCAATAGATTGGCTTTGTCCTGAATACTATATCTGAGAATCGATTTGATCTTATCGATAGCCTCCGCATAATCTCGAATGAAAGAGGCATCTTTATTTTTTAACACCAGCTGTTCTGCCAGTATTAAAGCATTGGCCTGATTTTCGGTAAACATAACTGGTGGAATTCTATAACCCTCCATGAGCATATACCCTTTACCTTCTTCAGTGAGAACAGGTACCCCAGCTTTTTCCAGAGTTTTGATATCTCTATAGATAGTACGGGTACTTACACCAAATTTATCTGCGAGACTTGTGGCTGTCAACCTTCTTTTGGTCTGCAGCTGCGTTAATATGGCAGTAAGTCGTGAGATTCTTTTGACATCATTTCCTTCCATCCAAAATTTATTAATTTCTTGTTATATCGTGGCTAGATCAGCCAAATTGATTGATAATTTAATCTTCTACTTCAACACCTAGCTCCTTATCGATCTCTTCAATTATTCTGGCAATTAACTTTTCCGACTTCTCAATGGTAGAAATATTGGATTCGGTCATTTGATACTGAGATTGAATTAGGTTTAAGAATTCATCATTATTTAAAAATCGTAAAAGATTCTCCTTATCATCATTATACTTCAAGTTTTTGACAAGAAAAGGCATTAAAAAATGTAATCTAAAGTCATAATTCCACTGAGATATACTCTCTAACCCCTGGTAATAAGTTTCATAATAAAGGGTCATTC
This genomic interval carries:
- a CDS encoding helix-turn-helix transcriptional regulator, with translation MEGNDVKRISRLTAILTQLQTKRRLTATSLADKFGVSTRTIYRDIKTLEKAGVPVLTEEGKGYMLMEGYRIPPVMFTENQANALILAEQLVLKNKDASFIRDYAEAIDKIKSILRYSIQDKANLLAERTRYDEALNQERNSSNLSELQSALTNYKLVRIRYINKEGSTTDRIIEPFAILSAENWYLIAWCRLRKEFRFFRPDRIQNMEVLSENFEPHNLTLQEYFDKYQ